From the bacterium genome, the window CTCCGCCCCGACGGCCTGCCCCTCACGACCCCGGCGACGCTCGAGTTGCCGCTCCCGCCGGGGCGCACGGCGGAGGAATGCGAGATCGCGGTCTACGTTCCGGCCCGCGAGGAGTGGGTGGCCGAACGTCCCGTCGCCGCCTCGGACGACGAGCACGTCGCCGCGGCGATCATGCACTTCTCGCTGCGCCGCGTGCGGATCCGCCCCGGGATGAACTTCCCGCCGCGGCCTGGCGAGGCGCGCGGCGCGCTGCTGCTGCCGAGCGACCTCGACCTCGAGTTCCAGCGCTTCGCCGACGGCGCGTGGCGTCCCGCGGCGCGCGACGCGGGCGGCTTCGCCGAACTCGTGCGCCTCGGGCGCGCGGGGCGCGCGGACCTCATCGCCTCCGGGCGGCTGCGCGCCGTGGCCGGCCCGCGCGGCGGCGGCGAGGTCGTCGGCGAGGACCTCCGGGCCGCGCTGCTCCCCGCGGGGCTCGTGGACGCGGCGAGCGGCTGGGTGCGGATCGTCCGCCTCGACCCGGACGGCGCCGAGACCGGCTTCGCCGTCGTGGCGCGGGCGGTCGTCGATCCGAAGGCGCCGCCGTCCGCGCCGGTGCGGCTCACCCGCGCCGCGCTCGAGGCGCTGGGCCTCGAATGGGGCGAGGAGTTCGGCGTCGCCGAGGGCGACGGCCATCCGTTCGTCCGCCTGCGCGTGGACGACCAAGGCAACGCGATTCCCTACGTGCCGCTGCGCCTCGAGCCGTGGCGCTCCGAGTCGCGCGCCCCCGGCGGCGCCTGAGTCCGCCCGGGCGGACCCTCGCCCGGTCGCGTCGGCGAAACGAACGCGCGTCGGCGCCCCGCGGGCGCGGGCGCGACGTCGCGTCGGCGGAACGAACGATCACTCGTCGGCGCGTCCGCCTCGTCCGGCGCGCAGCGCCTCGTCGATTCGAAGCAGCAGGCCGACGCAGTCCCCGACGTCCGCCCCGCCGCCGAGCGCCGCCTCGAGGCAGGCCGCCCACCGCCGGCGATGGCCGGCGAGGTTCTTCGCCGCTGCGTCGGTCGGGTGGAGCCGCACGCAACGCCCGTCCCGTTCGTCCGGAACGACCGCGACCATCCCCCGCTCCCGCACCGCGCGCAGCGCGACGCTGAAGTTGCTGCGCTTGAGGCCGAGCCGCTCGCAGGCCTCCGTCGGCGTCGTGCCGGGGTTGCGGCCGACGTGCCGCACGACGTTGATCTCCGTCGCCGTCAGGTGCACCAGCGACCGGTCGGCGCCGACGCGCAGGTTGATCTCCCGCGCCACGCTGAGCACGGCTTCCGCCAGGTCGGCCAGCCGCTCGCGCTCCTTCGCGCCGCGTCCCGCGGCGGACGGACGGGGCGCGCGGCCCTTGGGTTTCGTTCCCATCGTCTTGTCCCTCGCGCCGGAACAGGCTACTCTATTTATGTCTGCATAACTACATATCTTCCTTCGAGGAGCGTCCCCCCGTGAACTACCGCCTTCGACCGACCGCCGCCGCCGGCGCGGCCGGTCCCGCGACGCCCGCGCCCCGCGCGCGGCGCATCACGCCCCGCCTGCTGCTCGTCCTGGCCGCGCTCGCCGCGCTTCCGCCGATCGCCACCGACCTCTACCTGCCCGCCTTCCCGCTGCTGGCGGCGTCGCTCGGCGCGACCGCCGCCGGCGTCCAGCTCAGCCTGACGACGTTCCTCCTCGGCGCGGCGCTCGGGCAGCTGCTCTTCGGCCCGCTCTCCGACCGCCGCGGGCGCGTCGGACCGCTCTTCGCCGGGACGGTCGCCTGCGCCGCGGCCGGCGTCGCCGCCGCGCTGGCGCCGACAATCGGCGCCCTCGTCGTCGCGCGCTTCGCCCAGGGGTTCGCCGGCGCGGCCGGCCTCGTCGTCGGGCGCGCGATCATCTCCGACCTCGCCGCGGATCCCCGCGACGCCGCGCGCGGCTTCAGTCTCCTCATGACCGTCGTCGGGCTCGCGCCGATCGTCGCGCCGTGGCTCGGCAGCCTGCTCGTCGCGCCGATCGGCTGGCGCGGCATCCTCTGGGTCGTCGTCGCCCTCACCGTCGCAGCGCTCCTCGCCGCCGCCGCGTCGATCCGCGAGACCCATCCGGCCTCGCGCCGCGGCGCCGCCCGCGCCGCCGACGCCGGCTTCTCCGCGCTGCTGAGCCGCCGTTGTCTCGGCGCCTCCCTGACCTTCGCGTTCGCCTTCGCGGCGCTGATGGCCTACATCTCCGCCTCGCCGTTCGTCTTCCAGAACGTCCTCGGCCTCGGCGTCCGCGAGTACGGCTTCGTCTTCGCGCTCGTCGCCCTCGCCCTGACCGCGACGAGCGTCCTCTCGGCGCGCCTCGCGGCCGCGGTTCCGCCCCGCCGGCAGATCCTCGCGGGCCTCTCGACCGTCGCCGCCGCCTCGGCGGCCCTCGTCGCCGTCGTCCGCCTCCGCCTTCCCGCCGCGTGGACGATCACGGCGATCACGATCGCCTTCGCCGGCCTCGGCTTCGTCCTCGGCAACGCCACCTCCGCCGCCGTCGCCGCCGCGCCGCGCGCCGCCGGCGCCGCGTCGGCGCTGCTCGGCGCGTTGCAGTTCGGATTCGGCGCCGC encodes:
- a CDS encoding MarR family transcriptional regulator, which codes for MGTKPKGRAPRPSAAGRGAKERERLADLAEAVLSVAREINLRVGADRSLVHLTATEINVVRHVGRNPGTTPTEACERLGLKRSNFSVALRAVRERGMVAVVPDERDGRCVRLHPTDAAAKNLAGHRRRWAACLEAALGGGADVGDCVGLLLRIDEALRAGRGGRADE
- a CDS encoding Bcr/CflA family efflux MFS transporter, with amino-acid sequence MNYRLRPTAAAGAAGPATPAPRARRITPRLLLVLAALAALPPIATDLYLPAFPLLAASLGATAAGVQLSLTTFLLGAALGQLLFGPLSDRRGRVGPLFAGTVACAAAGVAAALAPTIGALVVARFAQGFAGAAGLVVGRAIISDLAADPRDAARGFSLLMTVVGLAPIVAPWLGSLLVAPIGWRGILWVVVALTVAALLAAAASIRETHPASRRGAARAADAGFSALLSRRCLGASLTFAFAFAALMAYISASPFVFQNVLGLGVREYGFVFALVALALTATSVLSARLAAAVPPRRQILAGLSTVAAASAALVAVVRLRLPAAWTITAITIAFAGLGFVLGNATSAAVAAAPRAAGAASALLGALQFGFGAAVAPLVGLWGDRTAVPMAAAMTVAGLGALASFLVADGAERDARRGRCAEASAA